Genomic window (Zingiber officinale cultivar Zhangliang chromosome 2B, Zo_v1.1, whole genome shotgun sequence):
aggtccttctttttagtcttgtcttggccgaaaatttcatgaaggtatcctaggtttttaggcaaccaaatctcatagaaaatacacaagctattgtaccacaggtgagggaaacttacatcctttcacttgtggtttttcttaaggaaaaaggtaccctaggtgcaaaggaaggagagaacttcttcttcttgcacctccttttgcttctcttgcttggaagggatagatcttgaaggtttcttcttgaaatttagttttcttggagaggaacttagcttagcttttggaataaggagagggaggggctcttggtttcggtgaagaatgaagaaggagaaggaaggaggaagaaaaaagaatttaatctcttgtttttcttctcccaatcaatttattcctttgtaaatgaaacatgtcttcattcattccctcaactcctcctttccctcattcctttaattcccatgaaaatagagagagggagggaagtaggcaatttatcttttgcttgcttcttctcttaaccaagaggaagaggaggtaagcaacttggttttctattgctcttttgcttagttttcttttattttcttctcacctttaactaaattttcattcctttctatccatatattattcattattctagtggttatcatacatcaatttatctctattatttatgggaggttcaaggttcaatccttgacctcacctcttcttattctattttggtttctatattcgcttttctcttattctttttatttctatgctctaaagaaaaataatacccatatacttatcttataatttcgtgggtgttacacaagtttgaatgcatcacttacaaatcagtaatggagatcgtggaatttaaataaataaaccctctcccacttagttatttaaacgaggaattttaacatgcacacatatcacacatgcacacaaaagcatacacatcacagcacacacatcacaacatataaaggcaataaatttgaaaaacaaataattttccaactattatggcttcatccatagctgtcctccgtatgTCGCTAACCCTAGCCGTCGtccctagggtttatgtcgttgcatccttcttgcttcctcttctgCTGTGCCTCCGGTCCTTAAGGTAGCAACACACATAGCAAGGAGATGAGCtgcattaaaataaaattttacatttatcgatcctatattccacgaaagaatgtacatgtaatctaaatcgaacaaaatgtaaaataaactaatacaactcctactatatttaataattacaatcatgcacacataaaataccctcgacatgcccgagggtccaaattacatacaaacacaataggtcataatagttggaactaggatgtctgcaaccatagagttaatctattttgcatatcctactattatcctgcctaaattatatatgactagtgcataatttaactgaaaaccaaacacagaggtagaaaactcgctctgataccaattgttggcactCAAAATTCCGTTCTGTATAAaccccctatacaaaaatttgtacaaggatagaactattcctagcaaaccATATGCTTTATCAGACATGTGTTTAATCAATctagcaagttcttgattgatcaaaacacaccttaatcgaagcacaagatcgtagcctcttgtgttgTTATTTCAGGTTCcatataaagaaaaacaaactaatttcactgcggaataaagaactagttgtacctttcttcatagacaaagacctcttaatcttctgttgtatttctctcatcttcttggaggtcatgtgggtgacgatctaccaagacaaaccacctgaaccttcttttgtttccaagccgcctaccaccaaaagatgcaaagaaaaggagtgcctcctccttcttcttctcctccaaaccgccggccaccttgggtggttcttctcttcttcttcttctcctccaagctccggccaccaagggaGATATGCGTCGGccctagagggaggaaagggaggaagagatgagaaggtggagcgccgaccctaggtggaagagaggaggtgggTGCCGACTCTAGGggaaagaaaaaagagaaaagaagaggtgaggtgctGACCACAAGCAAGGGAATACAACTCAAGAGAGATTAGGTTACGGTGGCATGGTctcctccctttttataacctttggcaccagataaaaaaggagaaatattaacagaatttttgtttagaaaaaatctctagaaaagaattaacataattttttaaaaaaaaattcttaggaaagaattaatataattctttttagaaaatttctaagaaataattaatataattctttttaaaaaaatctctaattctattGAGAAAAAATATCCCTTTTACAACTccctttttttcttccttttcttttcttttccttttctcactacaagaaaaaccctcatagacatcggtggaacaacaatggttttaagcaaaaaccgatatctttgagtattttacaccgatttttccaaatatcggtgtctatgagcacagattttcgctcatagacatcagttttttagctgatgtctatgagcgcctttttttttgttaatagacaccggttttaacagcggtttttaaaatccgatgttaataaaccaaaaataataatttaatttttccaccagcccaaatttataacacttcacaaagttatctccaaacctaaaccaatatcgtaaGCAGGTTTTATTAATGTGAAGCGGGCAGGCAGTGGCAGTCTGGCATAACCGCGACTCGAACCGTCTGCCACACAACGCCTCTCCTCCTACCTTCCTCTCCCCCCAAACCTAAACCCATTCCCATCGATCTCTATCGCGATGGCATCCACAAAATCCTTTCGCCACCTGCTTCTGCTCCTCGCCGTCgccctcctctccctcttccgcCGAGTTATCGCCGCTGCCCGACGCCTGCTCTCCTTCGTCTCCCTGCGTGAGTTGTTGCTCCACCTCTCCTTCCTCCACTGCGGTCTCCGACCCGTCACGCTCGACCTCGGCTACGCGTCGCTGCACATCTGGGGCCCCAACCCCCGCTGCGCCAGCCGGAAGCCTGCCCTCCTCCTCATTCACGGCTTCGGCGGCAACTCAAAGTGGCATTGGGAGCGCCAGATCGGGGCCCTATCCCTCTCCTTCAATCTCTATATCCCGGACCTCCTCTTCTTCGGCAGATCCCGTTCCTCCTGCGCTGACCGTTCCGTGGGCTACCAAGCGCAGTGCATCGCGGAGGCGATGTGCCTCCTCGGGGTCGCCCGGTACTCCGTGATGGGGATCAGCTACGGCGGGTTCGTGGCATTCCGCCTGGCGGAGATGGAGGCGGAGTCGGTGGAGCTCGTGGCGATTCTCACCGCTGGAATCTGCATGTCACCGGAGCAGTTGAGGGTGATGTCTGCAAAAGAGAAGAGAGACGTGTGCGAGCTGCTGCTGCCGCAGAAGGCAGACGATCTGAGGTCCCTCGTCAGCCGGTCCATGTaccgccccccccccccaagtGCTTCACAAAGTTAAAGCACTTCACATTTTCTAAGGCTCTCTTTTCTATAGGGTTATTTAATCTAGTTGTTCTTCCATAATTCATCAAACTAACAAGTTATATGATACACAAGATTCAGTAATTGTTGTAGGATATCCACTTGATGGAGATACAATCTCTGTGACAAAGGGTGTGGTATCAcgaattgaggtttgatttcatgAAATTGTGATCATAAgcttttagtatttttttggtGAATTTTATATTCTTGCTGAGATTGTTTTATAGATGATAAATTGCTAACTTAAGTGTTATCAATTTTaagttggttgaaaattttagaaCATGGTGTCTAAATgagtttttttaatattaatcacTTTTTTTTTGCTTCTGTTTCAGGTTAGTATGCTCATGGATCCTTTGATCTGCTTGGTATTCAGATTGATGCTGCAATAAACCCTGGTTGGTAACTCAACCTAGTTTCCTTGCTAGAAAGAtagcattttattttttagatagTTGGATGTTATTGCACCACTTTCTCTGATATATTCTTGTAAAAGCATATTAATGTTGTCAAAGAAACgtacttgttttgcaggaaacagtGGTGGTCCTGCCTTCAATGATCATGGTGAGTGTATTGGTGTGGCATTCCAGGTATTCCTTCTGCTAAATCTGCCTTTTATTTTCCCTACTTTATCTATTCcaaacttttcaaaaatcttttatagATTAACTTTGTCCCAGAATAATGTTTAATGGAAATGCATCTGAGTACTGCTTTTGCACCTAAATTAGCATTCTACCTTCTTTCATATCTCACTAGATATTTCATTTAGGTTTTCAGATCTGAAGACACTGAAAATATTGGATATGTTATTCCAACCACTGTGGTTTCTCATTTTcttgatgattatgaaagaaatgGGAAGTATACTGGTAAGCTGACATCTGAAAGATTCTATTTTGATAGATCTAGTTCAAAATGATTGTTAGATATAATTATCTAATGTTTTCCACTAGTTTGATTGGAGTTCCTAGCTAATTGATATAGAGAATGTAATACCTCTGATACCTATGGCTATTTTGATTAAGCTGTAAGTATGCTAGTTAGACTACCTGGGTCCACTTCGCGTGATTATGACTTGTGTCTtcataaagatttaaatttataccTTTGTCAGTTTGGTTGTTGAATTAATTCTTTGTATGTTATTTAAGGTaatataggttttttttttttgcttctcacATCATATTGGAGTTATTCACTTTAATAAATGCATGTATAGATTAGGGG
Coding sequences:
- the LOC122048285 gene encoding uncharacterized protein Mb2734-like; protein product: MASTKSFRHLLLLLAVALLSLFRRVIAAARRLLSFVSLRELLLHLSFLHCGLRPVTLDLGYASLHIWGPNPRCASRKPALLLIHGFGGNSKWHWERQIGALSLSFNLYIPDLLFFGRSRSSCADRSVGYQAQCIAEAMCLLGVARYSVMGISYGGFVAFRLAEMEAESVELVAILTAGICMSPEQLRVMSAKEKRDVCELLLPQKADDLRSLVSRSMYRPPPPSASQS